From a region of the Vagococcus coleopterorum genome:
- the mgtE gene encoding magnesium transporter, which translates to MDNQEAIDVQYSQLLDILTADNLTEFREVFFELHIYEQGQFYLTLTEEERQRLYTYLSPKEMADMFDVIEEDEEDVDIYIKEMKPKYVADMLAEMYTDNAVDTLNQLDEKEVPKYLSLMDKESAREIKHLLHYEDETAGAIMTTEYVGIGAEQTVKEAMANLKEEAKTAETIYYTFVVDQDNTLVGVMSLRDLIINDDDAIIGEIMSERVIAVKVGDDQKDVARMMKDYDFLAMPVTDYDEHLVGIITVDDIIDVMEEEATSDYSGLAGVDVEEAADENPFKAASKRLPWLITLLFLGMATATLIGRYENLVSEASILAVFISLITGTAGNAGTQSLAVAVRRIAVKDDKDSGFFSLIMSEILTGLVTGLVTGVTIFLVVGIWQHNFPLGFVIGMAMLFAITVANLAGSLIPMVMDKLGFDPAVASGPFITTLSDLTSVLIYFNIASLFMEYFI; encoded by the coding sequence ATGGACAATCAAGAAGCAATCGACGTACAATACAGCCAATTATTAGATATTTTAACCGCTGATAATTTAACAGAATTCAGAGAAGTCTTTTTTGAATTACATATTTATGAGCAAGGGCAGTTTTATTTAACCTTAACGGAAGAAGAACGCCAACGTCTCTATACGTATTTATCACCAAAAGAAATGGCTGACATGTTTGATGTCATCGAAGAAGATGAAGAAGATGTAGATATCTATATTAAAGAGATGAAACCAAAATATGTAGCTGATATGTTAGCGGAAATGTATACCGATAATGCGGTAGACACGTTGAATCAGTTAGATGAAAAAGAAGTGCCAAAATACTTAAGTTTAATGGATAAAGAAAGTGCCCGTGAAATTAAGCACTTATTACATTATGAAGATGAAACAGCCGGAGCCATCATGACAACGGAATACGTTGGAATAGGTGCCGAGCAAACGGTTAAAGAGGCGATGGCTAACTTAAAAGAGGAAGCTAAAACCGCTGAAACGATTTACTACACCTTCGTTGTTGATCAAGATAATACCTTGGTGGGTGTGATGTCATTAAGAGATTTAATTATAAATGATGACGATGCAATTATTGGTGAAATCATGAGTGAGCGTGTGATTGCTGTTAAAGTTGGCGATGATCAAAAAGACGTTGCGCGCATGATGAAAGACTATGACTTCTTAGCAATGCCCGTTACTGATTATGATGAGCATTTAGTCGGTATCATCACTGTTGATGATATTATCGACGTTATGGAAGAAGAAGCAACGAGTGACTACTCTGGTTTGGCCGGGGTTGACGTTGAGGAAGCTGCTGATGAGAATCCATTTAAAGCTGCTTCAAAACGTTTGCCATGGTTGATTACCTTACTATTCTTGGGAATGGCAACTGCCACATTAATTGGTCGTTATGAAAACTTAGTCAGCGAAGCAAGTATTTTAGCAGTCTTCATTTCACTAATTACTGGTACAGCTGGGAATGCCGGAACACAATCACTTGCCGTAGCTGTTCGTCGGATTGCGGTAAAAGATGATAAAGATAGTGGCTTCTTTAGTTTAATTATGAGTGAAATTCTGACAGGTCTAGTGACAGGTTTAGTCACAGGGGTGACAATCTTCTTAGTGGTGGGAATTTGGCAACATAACTTCCCATTAGGATTTGTGATTGGGATGGCGATGTTATTCGCTATTACAGTGGCAAACTTAGCCGGAAGTTTAATTCCAATGGTAATGGATAAACTTGGTTTTGATCCAGCTGTTGCAAGTGGACCATTTATCACAACCTTAAGTGATTTAACTAGTGTCTTGATTTACTTCAACATTGCCAGTCTATTCATGGAATATTTTATTTAA
- a CDS encoding RluA family pseudouridine synthase: MEFSWTYQETEPQAIKYFLRRQGVSRGLLAKVKFQGGKIKVNQQVENVLYKLKQDDVLTIDIPAEAEHETLVPDETPIDVVFEDDHYLIVNKPIGVASIPAQYHPRGTMCHRVKHYILNQGYENLVVHVVTRLDRDTSGLMLFAKHGFAHAMMDQELREKKLVKKYQALVSGQVSELSEHSEINLGIERDLTSLVKRQTTETGGLVSRTEYWLNQRVEDLALVDIRLHTGRTHQIRVHFAAVGCPLLGDDLYGGDLERGITRQALHCGELNFTHPFTKEEICCQLPIPEDMEQVIEQTITERGH; encoded by the coding sequence ATGGAGTTTAGCTGGACCTATCAAGAAACAGAACCTCAAGCAATTAAATATTTTTTAAGGCGCCAAGGGGTCTCGCGTGGTTTGTTAGCTAAAGTGAAATTTCAAGGTGGCAAAATCAAGGTCAATCAACAAGTTGAGAATGTCTTGTATAAGTTAAAACAAGACGATGTTTTAACCATCGACATTCCAGCCGAAGCAGAGCACGAAACGTTAGTGCCAGATGAGACGCCGATTGATGTGGTGTTTGAAGATGATCATTACTTAATCGTGAATAAACCGATTGGTGTGGCATCGATTCCAGCACAGTATCATCCGCGAGGCACCATGTGTCATCGTGTGAAACATTACATTTTAAATCAAGGCTATGAAAATTTAGTCGTGCATGTGGTGACGCGTTTAGACCGTGATACATCCGGTTTAATGCTGTTTGCTAAGCACGGCTTTGCTCATGCGATGATGGATCAAGAACTCCGTGAAAAAAAGTTAGTTAAAAAATATCAAGCTCTAGTGAGTGGTCAAGTATCTGAGTTGTCAGAACATAGTGAGATTAACTTAGGAATTGAACGTGATCTAACATCTTTAGTCAAACGCCAAACAACAGAAACGGGTGGCTTAGTTTCACGGACAGAGTATTGGTTAAATCAACGCGTAGAGGATTTAGCTTTAGTGGATATTCGTTTGCATACTGGACGTACCCACCAAATTCGCGTCCATTTTGCCGCCGTTGGTTGTCCCTTGTTAGGAGATGACTTATACGGTGGAGATTTAGAACGGGGTATCACTCGCCAAGCGTTACACTGTGGCGAGTTAAACTTTACTCATCCGTTTACAAAAGAAGAGATTTGTTGCCAACTGCCAATTCCTGAAGATATGGAGCAAGTCATTGAACAAACAATTACTGAAAGAGGTCATTAG
- a CDS encoding NAD kinase yields MKIAIVANDSIESQTVKEKFESLIKESALTIDQMHPEVVISIGGDGTFLSAFHQYKDQLDSVCFAGVHTGHLGFYTDWRDYQLEELIEDLQNDDSRAANYPLIEVEVSYSDGKETGKFLGLNECIIKRNDRTLVADVYIKDELFEHFRGDGLSVATPTGSTGYNKSVGGAVIHPRVNVLQMTEIASINNRVFRTLGSPLVIPSDEWITVQVEPADDYFISLDQLNIPQAGLKEIRYRIADERIQFTGSRHTLFWQRVKDAFIEEYKD; encoded by the coding sequence ATGAAGATAGCAATTGTTGCCAATGACTCAATTGAAAGTCAAACAGTGAAAGAGAAATTCGAAAGCTTGATTAAGGAATCAGCTTTAACAATCGATCAAATGCATCCTGAAGTGGTCATTTCGATTGGAGGAGATGGTACATTCTTATCTGCTTTTCACCAATATAAGGACCAATTGGATTCAGTTTGCTTTGCGGGAGTCCATACTGGCCATTTAGGTTTTTATACAGATTGGCGTGACTACCAGCTAGAAGAACTGATTGAAGACTTACAAAATGATGATAGCCGAGCAGCTAATTATCCCTTAATTGAAGTCGAAGTGTCCTACTCTGATGGTAAAGAAACGGGCAAGTTTTTAGGCTTGAACGAATGTATTATCAAACGTAATGACCGCACATTAGTTGCCGATGTCTATATTAAAGACGAATTGTTTGAACACTTTCGTGGAGATGGTTTATCTGTTGCCACCCCAACAGGTTCAACAGGTTACAACAAAAGTGTCGGCGGCGCAGTAATTCACCCGCGTGTTAATGTCTTACAAATGACAGAAATCGCCTCAATAAATAACCGTGTCTTTAGAACACTAGGGTCACCACTTGTGATTCCAAGTGATGAGTGGATTACTGTTCAAGTAGAACCAGCTGATGATTATTTCATTTCATTGGATCAACTAAATATTCCCCAAGCGGGACTAAAAGAAATTCGTTATCGTATTGCCGATGAACGGATTCAATTTACAGGCTCACGCCATACCTTATTCTGGCAACGCGTGAAAGATGCCTTTATTGAAGAGTATAAAGATTAA
- a CDS encoding GTP pyrophosphokinase has translation MEKWELFLAPYEQVVTEMKIKLKGIRKQFTDKNEHSPIEFVTGRVKPIDSIKTKSRLKGIPLDNLEEEMQDIAGLRVTCQFVEDIYEVVNLIKSRNDLTVIQDRDYLSHEKESGYRSYHLIIEYPIQLVTGEKKLYAEIQIRTLAMNFWATIEHSLNYKYQGEFPEEINKRLIRASEAANLLDEEMSKIREEIQEAQQLFSHGRGKQQDRYYQDFIGQKETELGEED, from the coding sequence ATGGAAAAATGGGAATTATTTTTAGCGCCGTATGAACAAGTTGTCACTGAGATGAAAATTAAACTTAAAGGGATTCGCAAGCAATTTACAGATAAGAATGAACACTCACCGATTGAGTTTGTAACAGGTCGTGTGAAACCAATTGATAGTATTAAAACAAAATCGCGTCTTAAAGGGATTCCACTGGATAACTTAGAAGAAGAGATGCAAGATATTGCCGGACTGCGTGTGACTTGCCAGTTTGTAGAAGATATTTATGAAGTGGTGAATTTAATTAAATCCCGTAATGATTTAACCGTGATTCAAGATCGTGATTATTTAAGTCATGAAAAAGAAAGTGGTTATCGTTCCTATCATTTAATCATTGAATACCCAATCCAGTTAGTGACTGGGGAAAAGAAATTATATGCTGAGATCCAAATTAGAACCTTAGCGATGAACTTTTGGGCAACCATTGAACATTCGTTAAACTACAAGTACCAAGGTGAGTTTCCAGAGGAAATCAACAAGCGTTTGATTAGAGCCTCAGAAGCCGCTAATTTATTAGATGAAGAGATGTCTAAAATTCGTGAGGAAATCCAAGAAGCCCAACAGTTATTCTCACACGGACGTGGGAAACAACAAGATCGTTATTACCAAGATTTTATTGGTCAAAAAGAAACGGAACTTGGTGAAGAAGACTAA
- a CDS encoding CYTH domain-containing protein has protein sequence MSQTLEIEFKTLLTQTDYQKLVVAYFQQDRIPFVQTNYYYDTPNFDLKEYGAGLRIRQLNDRAELTLKTPLKNQYGLLETNDDLPLDDISTFIKSPVSWPHEHVIKKLNSFAIYANELELKAQLKTSRLEINLSPDVLLVLDESWYHGKHDYELEMEVTDATIGKEFFLNFLKEHNIQLVSTKNKIARAVAENTDK, from the coding sequence ATGAGTCAAACTCTTGAAATTGAATTTAAAACCTTACTAACACAAACGGACTATCAAAAACTTGTTGTGGCTTATTTTCAACAAGATAGGATACCCTTTGTTCAAACAAATTACTATTACGATACACCTAACTTTGATTTAAAAGAGTACGGTGCTGGCCTGCGTATTCGTCAACTTAACGACCGTGCCGAATTAACTTTGAAAACCCCTCTAAAAAATCAATACGGACTTTTAGAAACAAATGACGACTTGCCTTTAGATGATATCTCTACTTTTATAAAATCCCCTGTCAGTTGGCCTCACGAACACGTCATTAAAAAATTAAATTCGTTTGCTATTTATGCCAACGAATTAGAATTAAAAGCCCAACTAAAAACCAGTCGCCTTGAAATAAACTTGTCACCTGATGTTCTATTAGTCTTAGATGAAAGTTGGTATCATGGTAAACACGATTATGAATTAGAAATGGAAGTCACAGATGCGACAATTGGAAAAGAGTTCTTTTTAAACTTCTTAAAAGAACATAATATCCAACTTGTGTCTACTAAAAACAAAATCGCCCGTGCTGTCGCTGAAAACACTGATAAATAA
- a CDS encoding DsbA family protein yields MIEIYLFVHPLCTESLAAEKVVLDFVEQADLNIQFKFIPLLNLQSFQSFVDQHPNVCPSFKKRNKLFEAAFSSALDFKAMQLQGKKKGREFLLKLQETLLDDGDCYSKDMVEQTILTINGNLDLFYEDRQTFAVRDSFKQDQEIAKEMGVTKASTLVFFNYTYNQDFGISVHDELSVDLLFELLSFTPERVNEFDIHAQTVSIETKDNEERPFRLVPK; encoded by the coding sequence GTGATTGAAATTTATTTGTTTGTTCATCCATTATGCACTGAATCACTTGCTGCTGAAAAAGTTGTCTTAGACTTTGTCGAGCAAGCCGATTTGAACATCCAATTCAAATTCATCCCACTGCTTAACCTGCAATCATTTCAATCATTTGTGGACCAACATCCCAATGTTTGCCCAAGTTTTAAAAAGCGCAATAAATTATTTGAAGCAGCATTTTCTTCTGCTTTAGACTTTAAAGCCATGCAACTGCAAGGAAAGAAAAAAGGGCGCGAGTTTTTGTTAAAACTTCAAGAAACCTTACTCGATGATGGTGATTGTTACAGCAAAGATATGGTTGAACAAACTATTTTAACTATCAATGGCAATCTAGACTTATTCTATGAAGATCGTCAAACTTTCGCTGTCCGTGACTCTTTCAAACAAGACCAAGAAATTGCTAAAGAAATGGGTGTCACAAAAGCATCGACTCTAGTTTTCTTCAACTATACTTACAATCAAGATTTTGGCATTTCTGTTCATGACGAGTTAAGTGTTGACTTGCTTTTTGAGTTACTTAGCTTCACGCCAGAACGTGTTAATGAATTTGATATCCACGCTCAAACAGTCAGTATTGAAACCAAAGATAATGAAGAACGACCATTCCGTTTAGTTCCAAAATAA
- the pepF gene encoding oligoendopeptidase F, whose amino-acid sequence MTEVKQLPNRPEVATDMQWDLTKIFEDDQAFQVSFEKVTKKIGDLEKYRGTLNQGAAALYQALKSIETITGEVEVLYVYSHLKNDQDTLNATYQSMNGQATRLISEYGQAVSWFEPELLTLSDEQIADYIKELPELELYQHFFAGVTKSRPHTLSEKEEAILAGAGEIFGAASQTFEMLDSGDLIFPVVKNDQGEEVQLSHGVYSQLLESSDRAVRQAAFEGLYSVYQQFENTFATILSNHVKSTNFRAKVRNYPSARAAALSGNDLPETIYDTLIQSVHKHLPLFHDYLAVRKELLGLEELTMYDLHTPILGEASLAYNYQEAKAVTLKALAPMGEDYLSIIEKAFDEGWIDVVENKGKRSGAYSSGCYDTEPYILMNWHDSLDQLYTLVHELGHSVHSYYTRHNQPAVYGDYSIFLAEIASTTNENLLTEYLLATETDPKVRAYILNRYLDGFKGTVYRQTQFAEFEHFLYEQDAQGVPLTSDVLKKEYGELNARYYGDVVVESQEIAVEWARIPHFYYNYYVYQYATGFAAASTLAARIVAKEEGALDAYLNYLKAGSSDYPLAVIGQAGVDMTKEDYLTESFEVFAKRLAEFKQTVKTIK is encoded by the coding sequence ATGACAGAAGTGAAACAGTTACCAAACCGACCTGAGGTTGCTACAGATATGCAATGGGATTTAACTAAAATTTTTGAAGATGATCAAGCCTTTCAAGTTTCTTTTGAGAAGGTCACAAAAAAAATTGGTGACCTTGAAAAATATCGTGGGACTTTAAATCAAGGAGCTGCGGCATTATATCAAGCGTTAAAAAGTATCGAAACCATTACAGGTGAAGTTGAAGTTCTGTATGTCTATAGCCATTTGAAAAATGATCAAGACACATTAAATGCCACTTATCAAAGCATGAATGGTCAAGCAACACGTTTAATTTCAGAATATGGTCAAGCCGTTTCCTGGTTTGAACCAGAATTGCTGACGCTATCAGATGAACAAATTGCAGATTACATCAAGGAGTTACCTGAATTAGAACTGTACCAACATTTCTTTGCTGGCGTGACAAAATCTCGTCCTCATACATTATCTGAAAAAGAAGAAGCCATTTTAGCTGGCGCTGGAGAAATATTTGGGGCGGCAAGCCAAACTTTTGAAATGTTAGATAGTGGTGACTTAATCTTCCCTGTAGTTAAAAATGATCAAGGTGAAGAGGTGCAATTAAGCCATGGGGTCTACAGTCAATTGTTAGAAAGTTCTGATAGAGCCGTTCGTCAAGCAGCGTTTGAAGGCTTATACAGTGTTTACCAACAATTTGAAAATACTTTTGCCACAATCTTAAGTAATCACGTTAAATCAACCAATTTCCGAGCTAAAGTTCGCAATTATCCATCTGCTCGTGCGGCAGCCCTATCTGGCAATGATTTACCGGAAACGATTTATGACACATTGATCCAGTCCGTGCATAAACATTTACCATTATTCCACGATTATTTGGCGGTTCGTAAGGAGTTACTTGGTTTAGAAGAGTTGACAATGTATGATTTACACACGCCAATTTTGGGTGAAGCGTCATTGGCATATAATTATCAAGAAGCCAAAGCAGTTACCTTGAAAGCATTAGCGCCGATGGGTGAAGACTACCTTTCTATTATTGAAAAAGCCTTTGATGAGGGTTGGATTGATGTTGTTGAAAATAAAGGGAAACGAAGTGGTGCTTATTCTTCTGGTTGTTACGATACAGAGCCTTATATTTTGATGAATTGGCATGATAGCTTAGATCAACTCTACACATTGGTTCATGAATTAGGACATAGTGTTCATAGTTACTATACGCGCCACAATCAACCAGCTGTATATGGGGATTACTCAATCTTTTTAGCTGAGATTGCTTCAACAACAAATGAAAACCTTTTGACAGAGTATTTATTAGCAACAGAAACTGATCCAAAAGTCAGAGCCTATATTTTAAACAGATATTTAGATGGTTTTAAAGGGACGGTTTATCGTCAAACTCAGTTTGCAGAGTTTGAACACTTTTTATATGAACAAGATGCGCAAGGTGTTCCTTTAACAAGTGATGTCTTGAAAAAAGAATATGGCGAATTAAATGCTCGTTATTACGGTGATGTGGTAGTTGAATCCCAAGAAATTGCTGTTGAATGGGCGCGAATTCCTCATTTTTACTATAATTACTATGTTTACCAATATGCGACAGGTTTTGCAGCGGCCTCAACTTTAGCGGCTAGAATTGTCGCTAAAGAAGAAGGCGCATTAGATGCTTATTTAAATTATCTAAAAGCGGGAAGTAGTGATTATCCACTAGCTGTTATTGGACAAGCAGGCGTTGATATGACGAAAGAAGATTATTTAACAGAAAGTTTTGAAGTCTTTGCTAAACGCTTAGCGGAATTTAAACAAACAGTTAAAACGATTAAATAA
- a CDS encoding competence protein CoiA, with protein MFVGYSGRGETLNLLHYSSQSLKEINRNGWYCPACHCSLIIKNGQKIRPHFAHKAKQECQSFSEAETAEHLSGKALLAKWCESIGVPYELEAYLPQLQQRPDLLIHQKIAIEFQCSSLPWSRFIERTETYLDHGFQVIWIFGSKLELKGKLREIQRSALAYSPRLGYYLWQLDVTRDLLTCCYHIEELEISHQICYSKRLFGRAKTAMSALLQPESSPIQMESRVYQIETVLSKIKETTQLGLLRRQQEIMRIQEILYREGANLNGLADDFLVPLTQPLMLKDSVILWRFYFWRACFENQGRTMTDIWHFFKIMCQKNNLATQSLPLVSDHLLWQQFQSELMTSFQRTSRIKLVNSRVIVLKGQSQGTSETQKQNSLEDRTETSYQISSLPQGDVLL; from the coding sequence ATGTTTGTTGGATATTCTGGCCGAGGTGAAACACTTAATTTATTACATTATTCAAGTCAATCACTTAAAGAGATTAATCGTAATGGTTGGTATTGCCCCGCTTGTCATTGCTCGCTGATTATTAAAAATGGTCAGAAAATCCGACCTCATTTTGCACATAAAGCCAAGCAGGAGTGTCAGTCTTTTAGTGAAGCCGAAACAGCAGAACATCTTTCAGGAAAAGCGTTACTGGCAAAGTGGTGTGAATCCATCGGAGTGCCCTATGAATTGGAAGCCTATTTGCCTCAGTTGCAACAACGTCCTGACCTATTAATTCATCAAAAAATTGCGATTGAATTTCAGTGTAGTTCATTACCTTGGTCTCGGTTTATAGAACGCACAGAAACCTATCTTGACCATGGGTTTCAAGTCATCTGGATTTTTGGGAGTAAATTAGAACTGAAAGGGAAATTACGAGAGATTCAAAGAAGTGCCTTAGCTTACTCACCCAGACTGGGTTATTACTTGTGGCAACTAGATGTGACGAGAGACCTGTTGACCTGCTGTTATCACATTGAGGAACTGGAAATAAGCCATCAAATTTGTTACTCAAAACGTCTGTTTGGCAGAGCGAAAACAGCTATGTCTGCTTTGCTTCAACCAGAGTCATCGCCAATTCAAATGGAAAGTCGGGTGTATCAAATAGAAACAGTGTTATCGAAAATTAAAGAAACAACCCAACTTGGTTTATTGCGACGGCAACAGGAAATCATGAGAATTCAAGAAATTCTTTATCGTGAGGGAGCAAATCTAAACGGATTAGCAGACGACTTTTTAGTCCCGCTTACACAACCCTTGATGTTAAAAGATTCCGTCATTTTATGGCGCTTTTATTTTTGGCGAGCATGCTTTGAAAATCAAGGGAGGACAATGACAGATATTTGGCATTTTTTCAAAATAATGTGTCAAAAGAATAATCTAGCAACTCAATCGTTACCATTGGTTTCTGATCATTTGTTATGGCAACAATTCCAGTCCGAACTAATGACATCATTTCAACGAACGAGTCGGATCAAATTAGTTAATAGTCGGGTAATTGTTTTAAAAGGTCAAAGCCAAGGGACGTCTGAAACACAGAAACAAAACTCGCTAGAGGATAGAACAGAAACTTCTTATCAAATATCCTCACTTCCCCAAGGTGATGTGTTACTATAG
- a CDS encoding NCS2 family permease, protein MSEKVDFKKEILAGLTSFFAVSYVIIVNSMILAEAGIKPELSVFGTILISIIGCLAIGFIGKVPIVITTGMGVNSFFTYTLVYSLKMSWQEALAASFCASLIYLVVAYTKLSQILIEAVPDSLKHAITAGIGIFLVLVGLENGGIIVKGEHTFMELNSFQSPVLLLTLASLVITLFLFFKNVQGSFFIGIIITTILANVLNLVPKAETAFSLSEITNYPSIVGQLDFSHLFSVEFLLGTFSLAMILIFESMGLFNGLLPNLSDQEFKRAYRVNGLVMLFSSVLGTSPTIPAAESSTGIQQGGKTGRTAITVGLLFCVAFFAIPLLTYIPSSALAPVIIITGCLMMQNIQHLNLDDLSDWVPAFLMIVMMAFSMSISDGLAFGFVSYPLVKSFVGKAKEISKPMWLISGFFLIYLIAKVWI, encoded by the coding sequence GTGTCTGAAAAAGTTGATTTTAAAAAAGAAATACTTGCCGGTTTAACTTCATTTTTTGCTGTATCGTATGTGATTATCGTTAACTCAATGATTTTAGCTGAGGCTGGCATCAAGCCAGAATTAAGTGTCTTTGGTACGATTTTAATTTCGATTATTGGTTGTTTAGCGATTGGATTTATAGGGAAAGTGCCAATTGTCATAACAACAGGAATGGGTGTGAATTCATTCTTTACCTATACCTTAGTTTATTCTTTAAAAATGAGTTGGCAGGAAGCTTTAGCTGCCAGTTTTTGTGCCAGTTTAATCTATTTAGTAGTCGCCTATACAAAATTATCGCAGATTTTGATTGAAGCTGTACCAGATAGTTTGAAACATGCCATTACAGCTGGTATTGGGATTTTCTTAGTGCTAGTTGGGTTGGAAAATGGTGGCATCATCGTTAAAGGTGAGCACACATTTATGGAATTAAATTCTTTTCAATCACCAGTTTTATTATTAACTTTAGCATCATTAGTGATTACTTTATTCTTATTCTTTAAAAATGTTCAAGGTAGTTTCTTTATTGGCATTATCATTACCACAATTTTAGCCAATGTTTTAAACTTAGTCCCCAAAGCGGAAACAGCATTCTCATTAAGTGAGATTACAAATTATCCAAGTATTGTGGGGCAGTTAGATTTCTCACACTTGTTTTCAGTTGAGTTCTTATTAGGAACATTCTCTTTAGCAATGATTTTAATTTTTGAATCAATGGGCCTGTTTAATGGATTACTACCGAATTTAAGTGATCAAGAATTCAAACGTGCTTACCGTGTGAATGGTTTAGTGATGCTCTTCTCAAGTGTCTTAGGAACGAGCCCAACGATTCCAGCGGCGGAAAGTTCAACAGGGATTCAACAAGGGGGTAAAACCGGACGTACGGCGATAACCGTAGGCTTGTTATTCTGTGTGGCATTCTTTGCAATCCCACTACTAACATATATTCCAAGTTCTGCCCTAGCGCCAGTTATTATTATCACTGGTTGCCTAATGATGCAAAACATTCAACATTTAAATTTAGATGATTTAAGTGACTGGGTGCCAGCCTTCTTAATGATTGTGATGATGGCCTTCTCAATGAGTATTTCAGATGGCTTAGCTTTTGGGTTCGTATCGTACCCACTAGTAAAATCATTTGTCGGAAAAGCCAAGGAAATTTCAAAACCCATGTGGTTGATTTCAGGTTTCTTCCTGATTTATTTAATCGCTAAAGTTTGGATTTAA
- a CDS encoding helix-turn-helix domain-containing protein codes for MMKEDIIYGGVVKQIREKRQLSQAELAEGICSQSMLSRIEHNLLVPNINVIRQLCERLTITMDEVINQTTTNSWLGFMRECSESNRHEDLQLLVKETAKSIGIIFPSKIERQEYLYYKGTCELILNRDNQLALNSFQESLNCTYSSDKEAVTDMEILLLSVIGKIYYEEGQGSIGLSFMEKALERFYVGINKREEIELPYIFANLGMSMIEEGNPKRALEILEEGILWNKKKQRFFCMSKLYLFKGLALNDLGQIDESIDAVKMSESLALLEADLSF; via the coding sequence ATGATGAAGGAAGATATTATTTATGGCGGTGTCGTTAAACAAATTCGGGAAAAAAGACAATTATCTCAGGCGGAGTTAGCTGAAGGTATTTGTTCTCAATCTATGTTGTCGAGAATCGAGCATAATTTACTTGTTCCAAACATCAATGTCATTCGCCAACTATGTGAACGCTTAACAATTACTATGGATGAAGTCATCAATCAAACAACAACTAATAGCTGGTTGGGGTTCATGCGAGAATGCAGTGAAAGTAATCGTCATGAAGATTTACAGTTATTGGTTAAGGAAACGGCTAAATCAATAGGGATTATTTTTCCTAGCAAAATTGAACGTCAAGAGTATTTGTATTATAAAGGAACTTGTGAATTAATTTTAAATCGGGATAACCAATTGGCGTTGAACAGCTTTCAGGAATCGTTAAATTGTACTTATAGTAGTGATAAAGAAGCGGTGACTGATATGGAGATTTTATTACTGAGCGTCATTGGTAAAATTTATTATGAAGAAGGACAGGGGTCGATTGGCTTATCATTTATGGAAAAAGCCTTAGAACGTTTCTATGTTGGAATAAATAAACGTGAGGAAATTGAATTACCTTACATTTTTGCTAATTTAGGGATGTCGATGATTGAAGAAGGAAATCCAAAGCGAGCTTTAGAAATTTTAGAAGAAGGCATCTTATGGAACAAGAAGAAACAACGCTTCTTCTGTATGTCGAAACTATATTTGTTTAAAGGTTTAGCACTCAACGATTTAGGACAAATCGATGAATCGATTGATGCTGTGAAAATGTCGGAATCGTTAGCTTTACTAGAAGCTGATTTAAGCTTTTAA